Genomic DNA from Paenibacillus sp. KS-LC4:
TTCAACTCGATGCGGTCGGGGTGATTGCGTTTGTTCTTGCTGCTCGCATAGTTTCTCTGTTTGCAGTTTGTGCATGCCAACGTGATAATAACCCGCATTGAATTACACCTCCCGAACTGCTACTAAAT
This window encodes:
- the rpmG gene encoding 50S ribosomal protein L33 produces the protein MRVIITLACTNCKQRNYASSKNKRNHPDRIELKKFCKFCNEQTPHRETR